Proteins encoded by one window of Halorussus salinus:
- a CDS encoding GTPBP1 family GTP-binding protein: MCPNRAALQQALDRGEQEGGSVEFKERLTRELHLADGRMESLAAQLRHRVLSGDGEATYVVGVTDDGGIAGISHDDFSESMDVLSLLAEEAGAHIEDVQTWGITDGTVTTEGEAEGLVGVATVREGAMLDTDSEHIVVGTAGHVDHGKSTLVGSLVTGQADDGEGGTRGFLDVQPHEVERGLSADLSYAVYGFDGEGPVRMDNPHRKTDRARVVEESDKLVSFVDTVGHEPWLRTTIRGLVGQKLDYGLLTVAADDGPTKTTREHLGVLLATELPTVVAITKADAVAPERVAEVEREVERLLRDVDKTPLLVDRHGVDAAVEEISENVVPVLTTSAVTMDGLDTLDELFERLPKTTAQSGPFRMYIDRTYSVTGVGAVASGTIMSGEVEAGDELLLGPMADGAFREVEVRSIEMHYHRVDEAKAGRIVGIALKGVREEDIERGMVLLPADADPEPVREFEAEVVVLNHPTRIDDGYEPVVHLETVSEAATFHPEGGQLLPGDSGNTTVRFKFRPYLVEEGQRFVFREGQSKGVGTVKAVNPGEESDSDAGDRSEGQ, encoded by the coding sequence ATGTGCCCGAACAGGGCCGCGTTGCAGCAGGCCCTCGACCGCGGCGAACAGGAGGGCGGCAGCGTCGAGTTCAAAGAACGACTTACTCGGGAACTGCACCTCGCGGACGGCCGGATGGAGAGTCTCGCGGCCCAACTCCGCCACCGCGTACTGTCCGGCGACGGCGAAGCGACCTACGTCGTCGGCGTGACCGACGACGGCGGCATCGCCGGAATCAGCCACGACGACTTCTCGGAGTCGATGGACGTGCTGAGTCTCCTCGCCGAGGAGGCCGGTGCCCACATCGAGGACGTACAGACGTGGGGCATCACCGACGGGACCGTCACAACCGAAGGCGAAGCCGAGGGTCTCGTCGGCGTCGCCACGGTTCGGGAGGGCGCGATGCTCGACACCGACAGCGAACACATCGTGGTCGGGACCGCGGGCCACGTCGACCACGGCAAGTCCACGCTGGTCGGGTCGCTCGTGACCGGACAGGCCGACGACGGCGAGGGCGGCACGCGCGGGTTCCTCGACGTGCAACCCCACGAGGTCGAGCGGGGCCTCTCGGCGGACCTCTCGTACGCCGTCTACGGTTTCGACGGCGAGGGGCCGGTCCGGATGGACAACCCCCACCGGAAGACCGACCGAGCGCGCGTGGTCGAGGAGTCCGACAAACTGGTCTCGTTCGTGGACACCGTGGGCCACGAGCCGTGGCTCCGGACCACGATTCGGGGGCTGGTCGGCCAGAAACTCGACTACGGCCTGCTGACCGTGGCCGCCGACGACGGGCCGACGAAGACCACCCGCGAGCATCTTGGCGTCCTGCTGGCGACCGAACTCCCGACCGTCGTCGCCATCACGAAGGCCGACGCCGTGGCACCCGAGCGCGTCGCCGAGGTCGAGCGCGAGGTCGAGCGCCTGCTCCGAGACGTTGACAAGACTCCTCTGCTGGTGGACCGCCACGGCGTGGACGCCGCAGTCGAGGAGATAAGCGAGAACGTCGTCCCGGTGCTGACGACCAGCGCGGTCACGATGGACGGACTGGACACGCTGGACGAGTTGTTCGAGCGCCTGCCCAAGACGACCGCCCAGTCGGGACCCTTCCGGATGTACATCGACCGGACCTACTCGGTGACGGGCGTCGGCGCGGTCGCCTCCGGCACCATCATGTCCGGCGAGGTCGAGGCGGGCGACGAGTTGCTGTTGGGACCGATGGCCGACGGCGCGTTCCGCGAGGTCGAAGTCCGGTCCATCGAGATGCACTACCACCGCGTGGACGAGGCGAAGGCGGGCCGCATCGTCGGCATCGCGCTGAAGGGCGTCCGCGAGGAGGACATCGAGCGCGGCATGGTTCTCCTCCCGGCGGACGCCGACCCCGAACCGGTCCGGGAGTTCGAGGCCGAGGTCGTCGTCCTCAACCACCCGACCAGAATCGACGACGGCTACGAGCCGGTCGTCCACCTCGAAACCGTCAGCGAGGCCGCGACGTTCCACCCCGAAGGCGGCCAACTCCTGCCGGGCGACTCGGGCAACACGACGGTCCGGTTCAAGTTCCGGCCCTACCTCGTCGAGGAGGGCCAACGCTTCGTCTTCCGCGAGGGGCAGAGCAAGGGCGTCGGCACGGTGAAAGCCGTGAACCCCGGCGAGGAGTCGGACTCGGACGCGGGCGACCGCAGTGAGGGCCAGTAG
- a CDS encoding HAD family hydrolase — protein sequence MADDPPLADPASADSALADRPALADADAVLFDLDGTLVEYERSPGRLLGLAFESAGVAPFFDVSEYFDRFEDHLAPGVSIAEGRANCFAAIADDSGLDPERGRAVAEAFREERDQSRVECLPGATAALDALAADHALGVVTNGPPEMQATKLEAAGLAHRFETVVFAGHDAAAKPDPEPFEVALSELGIEPDRAVHVGDSLSSDVAGAHAAGLRSVWVSAEENRTANPDPVPDSSVSSLTEWAYSGD from the coding sequence ATGGCCGACGACCCGCCGCTCGCCGACCCCGCATCCGCCGACTCCGCACTCGCCGACCGCCCCGCGCTCGCCGACGCGGACGCCGTTCTCTTCGACCTCGACGGGACACTCGTGGAGTACGAACGGTCGCCCGGACGGCTCCTCGGTCTCGCCTTCGAGTCGGCGGGCGTCGCCCCGTTTTTCGACGTGAGCGAGTACTTCGACCGGTTCGAGGACCACCTCGCGCCCGGCGTCTCCATCGCCGAGGGCCGGGCGAACTGCTTCGCCGCAATCGCCGACGACAGCGGTTTGGACCCCGAACGCGGTCGGGCGGTCGCCGAGGCCTTCCGCGAGGAGCGCGACCAGTCCCGCGTCGAGTGCCTTCCCGGTGCGACCGCGGCGCTGGACGCGCTCGCGGCCGACCACGCCCTCGGCGTCGTGACCAACGGCCCGCCCGAGATGCAGGCCACGAAGTTGGAGGCGGCCGGTCTGGCCCACCGCTTCGAGACGGTCGTGTTCGCGGGCCACGACGCGGCCGCCAAGCCCGACCCCGAACCCTTCGAAGTCGCCCTCTCGGAGTTGGGCATCGAACCGGACCGCGCGGTCCACGTCGGCGACTCGCTGTCGTCGGACGTGGCGGGCGCTCACGCGGCGGGTCTGCGCTCGGTCTGGGTGTCCGCCGAGGAGAACCGGACCGCGAACCCGGACCCGGTGCCGGACTCCTCGGTGTCGTCGCTGACGGAGTGGGCGTACTCGGGAGACTGA
- a CDS encoding coiled-coil domain-containing protein has translation MAGEDVGEPSGADDSLEGWLDAKAEELGVSREELLARLRNGDAPEAVDGEAFAALQREFGERLSATREEFETQLAEVEADLADAEQEFDEKIQDVRERVVQVKRETDGKAPADHDHPDLREETESVADRADRLADELDALSASVEELDEQVQTGFDNYEDVLEYLTDATDDLEARLTTLAEVTVELRDQTRTLTARHAARAAADELAHLANRRGVESAKCGHCGETVHVGLLAEPKCPHCASTFSDVEPKQGLFGSAKLVVGDPPALEGERADWDLGDVTETENRDVERRDVESALDDVLGEEDG, from the coding sequence ATGGCAGGCGAAGATGTCGGCGAGCCGTCGGGGGCGGACGACTCGCTGGAGGGGTGGCTCGACGCGAAGGCCGAGGAGCTAGGCGTGAGCCGCGAGGAACTCCTCGCTCGCCTCCGGAACGGCGACGCGCCCGAGGCCGTAGACGGCGAGGCGTTCGCGGCGCTCCAGCGGGAGTTCGGTGAGCGACTGTCGGCGACCCGCGAGGAGTTCGAGACCCAACTCGCGGAGGTCGAGGCCGACCTCGCCGACGCCGAGCAGGAGTTCGACGAGAAGATTCAGGACGTGCGCGAGCGGGTGGTACAGGTCAAACGCGAGACGGACGGGAAGGCCCCCGCCGACCACGACCACCCCGACCTGCGCGAGGAGACCGAAAGCGTGGCCGACCGCGCCGACCGACTGGCCGACGAACTCGACGCGCTCTCGGCGAGCGTCGAGGAACTGGACGAGCAGGTCCAGACCGGCTTCGACAACTACGAGGACGTACTCGAATACCTGACCGACGCGACCGACGACCTCGAAGCCAGACTGACCACGCTCGCGGAGGTCACCGTCGAGTTGCGCGACCAGACACGGACGCTGACCGCGCGCCACGCCGCCCGCGCGGCGGCCGACGAACTCGCCCATCTGGCCAACCGCCGGGGCGTCGAATCGGCCAAGTGCGGCCACTGCGGCGAGACGGTCCACGTCGGCCTGCTGGCCGAACCGAAGTGCCCCCACTGTGCCAGCACGTTCAGCGACGTGGAACCCAAGCAGGGGCTGTTCGGGTCGGCGAAACTCGTCGTCGGCGACCCGCCCGCGCTGGAGGGCGAGCGCGCCGACTGGGACCTCGGGGACGTGACCGAGACCGAGAATCGCGATGTCGAACGCCGCGATGTCGAGAGCGCCCTCGACGACGTTCTCGGCGAGGAGGACGGATGA
- the ppc gene encoding phosphoenolpyruvate carboxylase has product MQLHARDVRRDVRELGALLGDVLEAQTSAEAFEIVESVRTEAIDYRRGDAESRDDLRANLADLPPERAGVVARAFATYFELINLAEERERVRAVREGSEEGPLADSVAEAARLLAENGADAEEVQRVLDDVLVEPTFTAHPTEARRKTVKAKLRAVAEAIETLDERRLTDREEELVERDLEAEVTSLWQTPQVRQRRPEVTDEALNVQWYLENTLFDVVGDAYDELERALGDEFEDVEVPKLFEFRSWAGSDRDGNPYVTPDVTAETLERQREVVVSRYREECKRLSGVLSQDDRSVAVGDDLRERLEADRERLPGVADEARERYPDEPYRQKLKLMRERLDRVGDVRPGGYDDADELLADVDALADSLRENGAETVAEARVDPLRRRVATFGLSLASLDLRDHQKNHTEAVTEALAREGIDYGEMDEDERVETLTDAILQDEPIIDLDGGDDLSETTERVLTLFDRTADWQVEYGVEAIDTYCISMTEEPSHVLEVLFLADQAGVVDLPGYSGLDVVPLLETESALSGARRIMGTLFENEAYSAAVEARGGTQEIMLGYSDSNKENGFLAANWSLYRNQKRLADICDDHDVRLRLFHGRGGSISRGGGPMNDALLALPNETVTGEVKFTEQGEAIAEKYANPKIAERNLEQMLNAQIRARHEAVREPVEEVPDEWDEAMETAADAAREAYRNLLETDGFVSYFEDATPIEVIEELNLGSRPASRSGERTVEDLRAIPWVFSWTQARCILPGWYSLASGLDAYLDSEGDVETLREMYDEWPFFRTMVDNAALALARTDLDIAAEYADLAPSDRREQFFPVIESEYDRAVELVTDIAERDGLLTREWLEESLERRNPYVDPLNLLQTKLLSQSHLTPEEERTLRLTVKGIAAGMKNTG; this is encoded by the coding sequence ATGCAACTCCACGCCAGAGACGTGCGCCGGGACGTGCGGGAACTCGGCGCGCTCCTCGGAGACGTACTCGAAGCCCAGACCTCGGCGGAGGCGTTCGAGATAGTCGAATCCGTCCGGACCGAGGCCATCGACTACCGGCGCGGCGACGCCGAGAGTCGCGACGACTTGCGCGCGAACCTCGCGGACCTGCCGCCCGAGCGCGCCGGGGTCGTGGCGCGCGCGTTCGCCACTTACTTCGAACTCATCAACCTCGCCGAGGAGCGCGAACGCGTCCGGGCCGTCCGCGAGGGGTCCGAGGAGGGACCGCTCGCCGACAGCGTGGCCGAGGCCGCCCGACTCCTCGCCGAGAACGGGGCCGACGCAGAGGAGGTCCAGCGGGTCTTGGACGACGTGCTGGTCGAACCCACCTTCACCGCCCACCCGACCGAGGCCCGCCGGAAGACGGTGAAGGCGAAACTCCGGGCGGTCGCGGAGGCCATCGAGACGTTAGACGAGCGCAGGCTGACCGACCGCGAGGAGGAACTGGTCGAGCGCGATTTGGAGGCCGAAGTGACGAGCCTCTGGCAGACGCCGCAGGTCCGCCAGCGCAGGCCCGAAGTCACCGACGAGGCGCTGAACGTCCAGTGGTACCTCGAAAACACGCTGTTCGACGTGGTGGGTGACGCCTACGACGAACTGGAGCGCGCGCTCGGCGACGAGTTCGAGGACGTGGAGGTGCCCAAGCTCTTCGAGTTCCGGTCGTGGGCCGGGAGCGACCGGGACGGCAACCCCTACGTCACGCCCGACGTGACCGCCGAGACGCTGGAACGCCAGCGCGAGGTCGTCGTCTCGCGCTACCGCGAGGAGTGCAAGCGCCTCTCGGGGGTCCTGAGCCAAGACGACCGGAGCGTCGCGGTCGGCGACGACTTGCGAGAGCGACTGGAGGCCGACCGCGAGCGACTGCCGGGCGTCGCCGACGAGGCCCGAGAGCGGTACCCCGACGAACCGTACCGTCAGAAGCTGAAGCTGATGCGCGAACGCCTCGACCGCGTGGGCGACGTGCGTCCCGGCGGCTACGACGACGCCGACGAACTGCTGGCCGACGTGGACGCCTTGGCCGACAGCCTGCGCGAGAACGGCGCGGAGACGGTCGCGGAGGCCCGCGTGGACCCGCTCCGGCGGCGCGTCGCTACCTTCGGTCTCTCGCTGGCGAGCCTCGACCTGCGCGACCACCAGAAGAACCACACCGAGGCCGTCACCGAGGCGCTGGCCCGCGAAGGCATCGACTACGGCGAGATGGACGAAGACGAGCGCGTCGAGACGCTGACCGACGCCATCCTACAGGACGAACCCATCATCGACCTCGACGGGGGCGACGACCTCTCGGAGACGACCGAGCGCGTCCTCACGCTGTTCGACCGCACCGCCGACTGGCAGGTCGAGTACGGCGTCGAGGCCATCGACACCTACTGCATCAGCATGACCGAGGAGCCGAGTCACGTCCTCGAAGTCCTCTTCCTCGCGGACCAAGCCGGAGTCGTGGACCTGCCGGGCTACTCGGGGCTGGACGTGGTGCCCCTGCTGGAGACCGAGTCGGCGCTCTCGGGTGCCCGGCGCATCATGGGCACGCTGTTCGAGAACGAAGCCTACTCGGCCGCGGTGGAGGCCCGCGGCGGCACGCAGGAAATCATGCTGGGCTACTCGGATTCGAACAAGGAGAACGGCTTCCTCGCGGCCAACTGGAGCCTCTACCGCAACCAGAAGCGACTCGCGGACATCTGCGACGACCACGACGTGCGCCTGCGACTGTTCCACGGTCGGGGCGGCTCAATCTCGCGGGGCGGCGGCCCGATGAACGACGCCCTGCTGGCGCTCCCGAACGAGACGGTGACGGGCGAGGTCAAATTCACCGAGCAGGGCGAGGCCATCGCCGAGAAGTACGCCAACCCCAAAATCGCCGAGCGGAACCTCGAACAGATGCTCAACGCCCAGATCCGGGCGCGCCACGAGGCGGTCCGCGAACCGGTCGAGGAGGTCCCCGACGAGTGGGACGAAGCGATGGAGACGGCCGCGGACGCCGCCCGCGAGGCCTATCGCAATCTGCTGGAGACCGACGGCTTCGTCTCGTACTTCGAGGACGCGACGCCAATCGAGGTCATCGAGGAGTTGAACCTCGGCTCGCGCCCGGCCTCGCGGTCGGGCGAGCGCACGGTCGAGGACCTGCGGGCGATTCCGTGGGTGTTCTCGTGGACCCAAGCCCGGTGTATCCTGCCGGGGTGGTACTCGCTGGCCTCCGGGTTGGACGCCTACCTCGACTCCGAGGGTGACGTAGAAACCCTGCGCGAGATGTACGACGAGTGGCCGTTCTTCCGGACGATGGTGGACAACGCCGCCCTCGCGCTGGCCCGGACCGACCTCGACATCGCCGCGGAGTACGCCGACCTCGCGCCAAGCGACCGGCGCGAGCAGTTCTTCCCGGTCATCGAGTCGGAGTACGACCGCGCGGTCGAACTCGTGACCGACATCGCCGAACGCGACGGCCTGCTGACCCGCGAGTGGTTGGAGGAGAGTCTGGAGCGCCGCAACCCCTACGTGGACCCGCTGAACCTCCTCCAGACGAAACTCCTCTCCCAGTCGCACCTGACTCCCGAGGAGGAACGCACCCTGCGCCTGACGGTAAAGGGCATCGCGGCCGGGATGAAGAACACGGGGTAG
- a CDS encoding transcription factor S: MQFCDECGSMMKSMGSKMVCTNDDCQDTTDKDEEVAAEFVSTEEQSGDEVIETSEDANFEGKPTADDVTCDECGHGKAWYTIKQTGAADEPPTRFFKCQECGHRWREYS; this comes from the coding sequence ATGCAATTCTGCGACGAATGCGGCTCCATGATGAAGTCGATGGGGTCGAAGATGGTCTGTACGAACGACGACTGTCAGGACACCACCGACAAGGACGAGGAGGTCGCCGCGGAGTTCGTCTCGACCGAGGAGCAGAGCGGCGACGAGGTCATCGAGACCTCCGAGGACGCCAACTTCGAGGGCAAGCCGACCGCCGACGACGTGACCTGCGACGAGTGCGGCCACGGCAAGGCGTGGTACACCATCAAGCAGACCGGCGCGGCCGACGAACCGCCGACGCGTTTCTTCAAGTGTCAAGAGTGTGGCCACCGCTGGCGGGAGTACAGCTAA
- a CDS encoding RAD55 family ATPase has translation MPVSTGSDVLDRILDGGFPENRSILASGGPGVGKSTLAMQFLQQGLDDGEECLYVSTEQTADELRSAFEEFDFELDHPNLTLVHLHARTGRTLEEGEQNLTMQTSTDEEVLGEGYSAPFEMQYVEEYLSRFGPCDRVVFDSTASLAGIESDSHFFQRAILDLVRLFTDDFGATSLLTAESTAGDSGDESGDRLSPETVLEFSTHGVVRLRRNEVEGNSRRFLRVLKMRGIDHDTREYELGIDESGVFLTPQNRTHETGADRDDVISTGFEGLDRISGGITKGSGVLFEHDGRAFVDGLVVGAAASALESGMGIWLVPSPSLTPDRFESMLPLDADIGDLLDSNALFVLDSFNAWNAYGDHRNVYTVSSSGLLSRLVAKSKTLSMNFVKRVLADITDRRDLPVMALVYTEALLRWFEPSQVREIYYWAREDIAFDDDTAMYVHNPDTMGTNLAEFFVYDAQHMFRTWKHENGIQYVQVEKSISETTKSMGIVDHVEEAPFVRVVQSTK, from the coding sequence ATGCCAGTCTCTACGGGGAGCGACGTGTTGGACCGAATCCTCGACGGTGGGTTTCCGGAGAACCGGTCGATTCTAGCGTCCGGTGGGCCGGGAGTCGGCAAGAGTACGCTCGCCATGCAGTTCCTCCAGCAGGGACTGGACGACGGCGAGGAGTGTCTCTACGTCTCGACCGAGCAGACTGCCGACGAGTTGCGCTCGGCGTTCGAGGAGTTCGACTTCGAGTTGGACCACCCGAACCTGACGCTGGTCCACCTCCACGCCCGCACCGGTCGCACGCTCGAAGAGGGCGAGCAGAACTTGACGATGCAGACCTCGACCGACGAGGAGGTGTTGGGCGAGGGGTACTCGGCCCCCTTCGAGATGCAGTACGTCGAGGAGTACCTCTCGCGGTTCGGTCCCTGCGACCGCGTGGTGTTCGACAGCACCGCGAGTCTCGCGGGCATCGAGAGCGACTCCCATTTCTTCCAGCGGGCGATTCTCGACCTCGTGCGCCTGTTCACCGACGACTTCGGGGCGACCTCGCTGTTGACCGCCGAATCGACCGCGGGCGACTCGGGCGACGAGTCGGGCGACCGACTCTCGCCCGAGACGGTGTTGGAGTTCTCGACTCACGGCGTCGTCCGACTCCGCCGCAACGAGGTCGAGGGTAACTCCCGGCGGTTCCTCCGGGTCCTCAAGATGCGGGGCATCGACCACGACACCCGCGAGTACGAACTCGGAATCGACGAGAGCGGCGTGTTCCTGACGCCCCAGAACCGGACCCACGAAACCGGGGCCGACCGCGACGACGTTATCTCGACGGGCTTCGAGGGACTGGACCGAATCAGCGGCGGCATCACCAAGGGGAGCGGCGTCCTCTTCGAACACGACGGGCGAGCGTTCGTAGACGGACTGGTGGTCGGCGCGGCCGCCAGCGCGCTCGAATCGGGGATGGGCATCTGGCTCGTCCCCTCGCCGTCGCTGACGCCCGACCGCTTCGAGTCGATGCTTCCCCTCGACGCGGACATCGGCGACCTGCTGGACTCGAACGCGCTGTTCGTCCTCGACTCGTTCAACGCGTGGAACGCCTACGGCGACCACCGGAACGTCTACACCGTCTCGTCGAGCGGCCTCCTCAGCCGACTGGTCGCCAAGAGCAAGACGCTCTCGATGAACTTCGTCAAGCGCGTGCTGGCCGACATCACCGACCGACGCGACCTGCCCGTGATGGCGCTGGTCTACACCGAGGCCCTGCTCCGGTGGTTCGAGCCGTCGCAGGTCCGGGAAATCTACTACTGGGCGCGCGAGGACATCGCCTTCGACGACGACACCGCGATGTACGTCCACAACCCCGACACGATGGGGACCAACCTCGCGGAGTTCTTCGTCTACGACGCCCAGCACATGTTCCGGACGTGGAAACACGAGAACGGCATCCAGTACGTGCAGGTCGAGAAGTCCATCTCCGAGACCACCAAGTCGATGGGCATCGTGGACCACGTCGAGGAGGCCCCCTTCGTTCGGGTCGTCCAGTCCACCAAGTAG
- a CDS encoding MarR family transcriptional regulator, whose translation MSIDIDEFEEKSETELADLTNGERVLRFLAHNDSRAFKPAEIAEQTGVSKNSIGNVLGRLEDRALVRHKGPYWAITDDEQRLASFSNYFQTTSALNDRLGEEDPDEWAVHAPDESHPDADRDDRED comes from the coding sequence GTGTCCATCGACATCGATGAGTTCGAAGAGAAGAGCGAGACCGAACTCGCCGACCTGACGAACGGCGAGCGCGTCCTCCGATTTCTCGCTCACAACGACAGCCGAGCGTTCAAGCCCGCCGAAATCGCGGAACAAACCGGCGTGAGTAAGAACTCCATCGGCAACGTTCTCGGGAGACTGGAAGACCGTGCCCTCGTTCGTCACAAGGGTCCGTACTGGGCCATCACCGACGACGAACAGCGCCTCGCGTCCTTCAGTAACTACTTCCAGACGACTTCGGCACTCAACGACCGCCTCGGCGAGGAGGACCCCGACGAGTGGGCCGTCCACGCTCCAGACGAGTCACATCCGGACGCGGACCGAGACGACCGAGAAGACTGA
- a CDS encoding restriction endonuclease, whose product MLQGMDQSEFGQFVAALWERQGWQTQVKNDDGKTFVAVQRPNTGEEGLLWAIPDGEVGGQQVQQFAKVCQQYEVSESAIVTAGTVSDHAEKVSQGSGVELLDGEGVARILKQKEWTDLADEYGGGDAGREASSGSDDADSPLDQLRAVGDRIGANLSGALGDTSVPVKPALAVVVVVALLAAGLLSGVSIPFLGGGGDGPVSAESVSPDNSATTLSVTWNARVTDTIDPNESDGQAYPAPRGKQFVLVRMAINNTGEEKTQLTKSAFKFRTDNRTYGQQPLADHEGFIDFAISPRQRYTGWLVFAVPEGSSGTLVYDQNATGTPVTVEFTRDSDLAVTVARR is encoded by the coding sequence GGGAATGGACCAATCGGAGTTCGGGCAGTTCGTTGCGGCCCTCTGGGAGCGTCAAGGCTGGCAGACGCAGGTCAAGAACGACGACGGGAAGACGTTCGTCGCGGTCCAACGACCGAACACGGGCGAGGAGGGCCTGTTGTGGGCGATTCCCGACGGCGAGGTTGGGGGCCAACAGGTCCAGCAGTTCGCCAAGGTGTGCCAGCAGTACGAGGTCTCCGAGTCGGCCATCGTCACCGCCGGGACCGTCTCGGACCACGCTGAGAAGGTCTCGCAGGGGTCGGGCGTCGAACTCCTCGACGGCGAGGGCGTCGCCCGCATCCTGAAACAGAAGGAGTGGACCGACCTCGCCGACGAGTACGGCGGCGGGGACGCCGGAAGAGAGGCCAGCAGTGGGTCCGACGACGCCGACTCCCCGCTCGACCAGTTGCGGGCGGTCGGCGACCGGATAGGGGCGAACCTCTCGGGCGCGCTCGGGGACACGTCCGTCCCGGTGAAACCCGCCCTCGCGGTCGTGGTCGTGGTCGCGCTACTGGCCGCGGGCCTCCTCTCGGGCGTCTCGATACCCTTCCTCGGCGGCGGTGGCGACGGCCCGGTCTCCGCCGAGTCGGTCTCGCCCGACAACAGCGCGACGACGCTCAGCGTCACGTGGAACGCCCGCGTCACCGACACCATCGACCCGAACGAGAGCGACGGGCAGGCGTATCCCGCACCGCGGGGCAAGCAGTTCGTCCTCGTCCGAATGGCCATCAACAACACCGGCGAGGAGAAGACCCAACTGACGAAGTCGGCGTTCAAGTTCCGGACCGACAACCGGACCTACGGCCAGCAACCGCTGGCCGACCACGAGGGGTTCATCGACTTCGCCATCTCGCCGAGGCAACGCTACACCGGGTGGTTGGTGTTCGCGGTGCCGGAGGGGTCGTCCGGAACCCTCGTCTACGACCAGAACGCGACCGGAACCCCCGTCACGGTCGAGTTTACGCGCGATTCGGACCTCGCGGTCACCGTCGCCCGACGGTAA
- a CDS encoding DedA family protein has translation MFEHLGETALRLVEQYGYLALAVFTFLEASMLFPLLPSEVVVPGAAALLVAGPVTFALFAAAVVVGTTVGSLFAYHVFGERGRSALSSRGGSLRVSEERIERATGWFRRWGEHSVLWGRLLPVLRSVVSIPAGLAGMARWKFTLYSAVGALAFAAVVAAAVETGLNLLGLG, from the coding sequence GTGTTCGAGCATCTCGGAGAGACGGCGCTCCGACTGGTCGAGCAGTACGGCTACCTCGCGCTCGCCGTGTTCACGTTTCTAGAGGCGTCGATGCTCTTTCCGCTCCTGCCGAGCGAAGTGGTCGTGCCCGGCGCGGCGGCGCTCCTCGTCGCCGGTCCCGTCACGTTCGCGCTGTTCGCCGCCGCGGTGGTCGTCGGAACGACGGTCGGGAGCCTGTTCGCGTACCACGTCTTCGGCGAGCGCGGGCGCTCGGCGCTCTCGTCGCGCGGCGGGTCGCTCCGGGTCTCGGAGGAGCGAATCGAGCGCGCGACGGGATGGTTCCGGCGCTGGGGCGAGCATTCGGTCCTCTGGGGGCGGCTTCTGCCGGTCCTGCGCTCGGTGGTCTCGATTCCGGCGGGGCTGGCGGGGATGGCCCGCTGGAAGTTCACGCTCTACTCGGCGGTCGGCGCGCTCGCGTTCGCGGCGGTCGTGGCGGCGGCAGTCGAGACGGGCCTGAACCTGCTCGGTCTCGGGTGA
- a CDS encoding DCC1-like thiol-disulfide oxidoreductase family protein has product MSDVTLVYDDDCGFCTWWADFFERRSDFEIVGFSNLTDDQRARLPDDYEECSHLLTDGEVYSCGESLEQALVRSNVGDGLGPLVGFLRNFEDYEEFRESAYRTVADHRSELGFVVSKTPPARRDDREY; this is encoded by the coding sequence ATGAGCGACGTGACGCTCGTCTACGACGACGACTGTGGCTTCTGTACGTGGTGGGCCGACTTCTTCGAGCGCCGGTCGGACTTCGAAATCGTCGGGTTCTCGAACCTGACCGACGACCAGCGCGCGCGCCTGCCCGACGACTACGAGGAGTGTTCCCACCTCCTGACCGATGGCGAGGTCTACTCCTGTGGCGAGTCGCTGGAACAGGCGCTGGTCCGGTCGAACGTCGGCGACGGTCTCGGGCCGCTGGTCGGGTTCCTCCGCAACTTCGAGGACTACGAGGAGTTCCGGGAATCGGCGTATCGGACGGTCGCCGACCACCGGAGCGAACTCGGATTCGTGGTCTCGAAGACGCCGCCCGCGAGACGCGACGACCGCGAGTACTGA